One part of the Haliaeetus albicilla chromosome 9, bHalAlb1.1, whole genome shotgun sequence genome encodes these proteins:
- the KCNE4 gene encoding potassium voltage-gated channel subfamily E member 4, which produces MLKMDHANMTQAMLDAESRNMEKNNGNEYFYILIVMSFYGIFLIGIMLGYMKSKRQEKKSNLLLLYKDEEREWGEAVKPLPAISGLKSVQIPMMLNMLQESMVPSLSCTICSMEGSSVSSESSSPDVHFTIQEEVLDAELGEVSETLLNESSEGSAENIHKNS; this is translated from the coding sequence ATGCTGAAGATGGACCATGCAAACATGACCCAAGCCATGCTTGATGCTGAATCCCGCAACATGGAGAAGAACAACGGCAATGAGTACTTTTACATTCTGATCGTCATGTCGTTCTACGGGATCTTCCTGATAGGGATAATGCTTGGCTACATGAAATCCAAAAGACAAGAGAAGAAGTCCAATTTGCTTCTGCTTTACAAAGATGAGGAGAGAGAATGGGGGGAAGCTGTGAAGCCTCTACCAGCCATATCGGGGCTGAAATCTGTCCAGATCCCCATGATGCTGAACATGCTGCAGGAGAGCATGGTGCCATCCCTGTCCTGCACCATCTGCTCGATGGAAGGCAGCAGTGTGAGCTCTGAATCGTCCTCCCCAGACGTGCACTTCACCATCCAGGAGGAAGTGCTGGATGCTGAACTGGGGGAAGTGTCAGAAACACTCCTCAATGAGAGCAGCGAGGGATCTGCGGAAAACATCCACAAAAACTCCTAG